The Syngnathus scovelli strain Florida chromosome 7, RoL_Ssco_1.2, whole genome shotgun sequence DNA window GAAGTGACACTTggaaatggcagtgtacctaatggagtgtcccctcgttaagtgcaggtgcgtgaaaacttttagctccttttgaacgtgaaagaagctaaaagttttcacgcacctgcgcttaacgagggtcacttggaaaacatattggaacgcggccccgaggactagagcttgacacctgtgacctttgaccatgatatttccctaataaagtggcctgttattaggtacacttgaaaatggcggtgtacctaatggagtgtcccctcgttaagtgcaggtgcgtgaaaacttttagctccttttgaacgtgaaagaagctaaaagttttcacgcacctgcgcttaacgagggtcacttggaaaacatgttggaacgcggccccgaggactagagcttgacacatgtgacctttgaccatgatatttccctaataaagtggcctgttattaggtacacttgaaaatggcggtgtacctaatggagtgtcccctcgttaagtgcaggtgcgtgaaaacttttagctccttttgaacgtgaaagaagctaaaagttttcacgcacctgcgcttaacgagggtcacttggaaaacatgttggaacgcggcccctcgaggactggaggtcaacacccctggtttaagtgaaaagtgccacacccgccctcacccccactttctgattggctgttagatctgtgacgtcacttggacactccattaggtacacagccattttcaagtgtacctaataactttatgcattttttgtacgtgtcaagaatgtgtatttgactacttgctctttattttgggggacaccaacacatattacacaatgtaaaacacatatacatattgtcacataaagcaaaaaaaataaaaacaaggaataaaacaccagacaagttttaacatgtttttaatgtttataggaataataataataataaaagtaaaccagcaatctaatgtgaaattgcagtagatatacttatattgtcatataaagcagttaaccaaatgtctgatttttatgttttaattggtgaatataaaaacaaggaataaaacaccagacaagttttaacataaatgtttattaaaaataataatattaaaagtacatttcaaaccagcaatccaatgtgaaattgcagtagatatatgggataaaaatatttaggcgtatatatgtatacacgttatttaaaaactactataagtgttataaaattaagattacccaaagagaagcataatttccccgttgttgcataacggcccatatcccttcatgcaataaagttggagaaaacgcgcataactgtttcagtgagtggttctttctttccttggcaaatcgtaaatctacattctggcttatatagttcacgccagggggagacgcaacacgttcactgactgatccgttgatgcacgggaaggcagttcacccatgaaCTCGTttacgaacgggaaagtcacgcttcgttccctcactgatccgttctcgcaatgaacaggaaatgcaattcactcactcattcattcactcacagattcgttcgttggtgagcGGCAAATGCAATTCGCGACTCGTTCATGAACGGGAagcgacgtcattttcttcttcgttttgttttacggcgaggtggcaccagcttacctcgtgtagtgttccTATTGGAGTGTCcattaggtgtacctaatcacaggccacttcattagggaaaaaaccttaattgaaagtgaaaagtgccacacccgccctcacctcctaattggctgtttgatctgtgacgtcactccattaggtacaccgccattttcaggtgtacctaatcacaggccacttcattcgggaaaaatcatggtcaaagcttcacggaaagtgaagagtgccacacccgctttcaaataatttaatatattaaaatatttcTTCACGGATAAATTATtgacacatacaaacacagtGACAAGAATGTTTATGCGATAGAAAAAGAAGgccactgacaaaaaaaaaggggggggggtagaGGAGGATGCTAAGATGCCATGTGTTTTGCAGGGCTGCCACAGCAACAAGAATGAAGTGCAGGCAAGATCGAAAGGGAGACGTCAACAGCAGTAAAttagatgtgatttttttttttttaaggagatAGACATCTGCAGGGTATTGGGTAgtttcaaatataaaatatgataCATTTCCAATTTCACCAAATGCAGGAAAATCCCCTCTCTTAGTTCCCATGTAAATATTTTACCACAAATTCTATGTAAATTTCCCAAACATTTCTGCCCCGAATTAAGAGCCGATGTCCAAATTTTTAAATTCCTGGTTTATTCCCATTCATTTGGACGGAAAGCTTCCAGTTTGGAACATTTTCTGTAAATTTCCCAGTAATGTCTCAGCAACTGGAATGTTCATAATTGTGATTTCAGTTTTGAAGTCCGTCGGTCGAAAATGACACTCATTGTAACAAATATGTTGTGGTGACAAGGCGGCGGTGGCGCATCAGCGCTAGGCCTTGGTGATGCTTCCCTCCTTGATGAGGAAGTCGTAGATCTTGCGTGTCTTGTTGACGTCGATCTTGATGAGCGCTCGCGCCTGAGCCAGACGCAGGCCGCCCTGACGCCGACATTCGTTTAGCAAGGCCTGCTTGTACTCCAAATACGCGCCGGGCACCAGGCGCACCACCTGGCACAACTACGTGCAAAACAACAACACGtgtcacacattcacaccatcTGATGGCACCTTGGTTTGGAGCAGGGCTTCAAATACCTCTTTCTCACGCTCGTTGAGCTTCTCAGTACCAGGCAGTCCGGTCAGGTTGAGGGGAGGCGCGCTCCTTCTGCCTGTTGCTATGGAGACAGGCACAACACAACACAGTGAGACTGCAACACAACACGCTTGGTCGCGCGGCCAACGTGTCGGTTTTATAATCCGCCCGACCGCTCCCCCTCGACAGTTCTTGGCGACATTCAACACAATAGACATCGACAACTCCAAATAACGCCTACCTGATGTTGTGATTGTGGTGACAGCCGGTGTGATGCCAGCATCTCTGCAAGCGGGAGATTAAAAGTCACACTATtaataaacacgcacacacgtgcagTCACGGTGGATTGGATCaaacacaaaggaaaaaaaaaactgtgatggGGAAAATGAATTGTTTTGAAGGCTAAAAATACCAAATGGAATCTGTTGGTGGACACACATTGTCTTTGTCTTACATGGCGGCTTGCTTGCTGAGCCACTGCTGGCACGCTCGTCCATCCTGGATGTATTGCAGCATGTCACACAGCATGGTCCTCTTGCGGCGCTCGTCCTCACGCATTCGCTTCACGCGCTCGTACACTTTGGCACCTGGGCAACGCACAAACACCATCGCTCAACGTgagctgttgccaaacagccctGCTGCGTTTGGGCTGCGACTCACTGCAGAAGGACTTGATCCCGGCCTTGCGGTACTCCTGCAGCCTGCGGATCTCCCGCCGCAGCTCAAACTCcactacaaaaaacaaaaaaagaaacacctaatatacacaaaaaaaaaaaaacattgacaacAAAATGAGGAATTATTCAATTAATCACTGGTTGCAGCTTGAATTCGTTGCAAAAtgagcacagaaaaaaaaaattctggactGAAAGGTTTTGCGTGATGACAAAACGGTGATGTTTGGTCAGATACTGACATGCGTGACTCTCGATGAATTTGTCATGCTCGACGGGTCCTGTGATTCTGGCGAATCTCCTCATGATGTCATAGAGCTCCTGGACCTCCTTTGGGTAGCAGTGCTCCAGCACTGTAAGGGAACCAAAGTGAGACGACACAAATGTTGTCACTTGCTCAGAAATGAAGGCAACAATCATCAGCCACCATATGACCAGTGAATTCTGATCCACGTCCTATTTCCAGagggtgtgtacacttgtgTAACAACATTATCACTGTTATTTAGTCATTTATCCTAATATTTGAAcagggtgtgcagactttttataacCACAGTACGTCAGCTCCGACACTTGTTGCAATAACGCGTGCTGCATTGGCCACCTCGGGGCTTGTTGTGTCTCAAAGCTGAGGGGGGCGCTTAGAGAGGAGCTGTGTGTGCCtctcacacacgcagacacctgAGCGTGCGCACGGTTTCCGACAGTCTCCATGACAACCGTTGGGCAGCTTGACGGCGAGCTTGTCTTTTGTCTGCGGAGGGCCGCGAGTGATGCGCAGTGACGCGATGCGGGGAGCTGACATGAATAAATCATATGCGCGCAACTTCAACCTCCTTCAAACTCATTTGCGCTGCCGATGTTAGCGCGTAGCCATGGTGACGGTGTGAACGCGGATGTCAAAGGGCAACtcactctggaatttgcgcatgTTGATGAGTCCGTGATCGCGAATAATCCTGGGaaaacaaagacagaaaaataCACGTCAAAACAATTCAGTGATTTTAGCATATTGTGAAAAAATCGACTCGACGGAAAGCAGCAGCGCTTTTAAGCGGCTAATGATGCCATCTAGTGAGCGACTGGCATTATTACAACTTACTTCTTCCTGCGTTGTCGCTCCTTTAATCTGGAATGGTAAATATCCACCACGGCCAGTTTGAGtgctgcaacacaccaaacagaaAATAATCATCGCACAATGTCGTGCGAGATTGGGCGTCGGTCGGCAAGCGCTACCCACCACGCAGAACGTCGGAGTCGTCGTCCACAAAGTCGATGTCTTTCAGATCCCATTCGGCGTAGTTGTCAAATTCCTGCGTGGCCGGACGGACAAAAAgatcataattattattttgcgGCTGCTTAGTCATCTGGATTTCCATGCACAAATTTGACAACAATGTCAGAGTGAGAGGGTAAATGTTAGGATGAGTCACTGCCTGCTAGTGTGAGTCACTCCATCGAGTGGACTTCATTCAGAGTCCATCGGGAGCAAAACAAGCCTCAAATTCAATCGCTCACCTCCATGAAGTCAGCGCGGGCCGGCATGTACCCCGCCATGTCCCTGGAGAGCACCGAGTCAAACGTTGGCCGAGGTGGTTCTTCGGTCGCTGTAACATTAAATATTATTCTTATATATTAAAAACCAGCATTGATGCGGCGTCACTGACGTTTAAAGGGAATGGCGCCGTCGGCGAAGCGAGCGTCTTTGGTCTTTCGCAGGCTGAGCAGCGTGGAGGAGAAGAGAGGATTGTTGATAAAGTTCTTCATGTAATGACTCTCGCACTCCTCCTTGCTTTTGCTGCGCATCTGGTAGGCCACGTCCTGCCTGGCGAGTAAGAGCACAAAAACAATGAGCCGACATTTTGGAACAGGTTTAGTAACATCCCAAAACGAGTTGAACTGGATTTATTGATCTCTGTgtttaaataattaataaaaaaataaaaaagttttacCAATCTAAGCGAATAATTCTCAATACTTGACTGACCAGTTGCCGAAGCCGCAATCCATCACAGCCTCGAGCAGAGCCATCTCCTCCTGCGCCGTCCAGCCGGGCTCCAGAACGGGGAAGTCTGACGTCTGAATAAACAAGACCAAAGGAAGATTGTTCAATCTGATTTTGTAgattattttaaatttagggCTGACATTCGTAACTGGTGAGAGGAGTTTTGATagactttttttctctccaattACTTCAGTAGTTTGCATGTGATGGTTTCAGCTTCAAATGTGTGAGGAAAAATCTTTTTAAAACAGTGAGGTATGCTCTCTGTACTTTGTGTGAGTGTCTCAGTAATGTGGCGAGAGCATTTTAGTCAGGTGTGTCAAAGAGCATCTCGGTGTTGCGTGTTAGAAGTATGATGTCCCTGACGGCCACTCCAAATTTACCATGATTTCATACTTGTGGTCACTCTGATGTTTCTTGTATTCAAAGCCTTTGGTGAAACActggaaaaaatagaaagagaGGTTATTCGGCATCAAGAGGAGCTTCTTTACCTGGAGTAGACATATTGTCACCTGGAGGCAGAGGAGGAAAGGTGAAGGTCCACATTCTGCACACTTGATGTAAGGCTCGGTGAGGTAAGACGAGCAGCCTCTGCATGGTGGCTTATCAAGGGGGTCGTCTGAGGGTTACATGAACAACATAATTGGCATCAAAACTTGGCAAATTAATCCACAAGGTTGGTGCTGTCCTGTTTTTCTTAATCTGGATTATTGAGCACTAACATTTTCAAACTTGGCGCTTTTGTCTGTCGttttaatcacaggccactaggCGAGTACGGCTAGCATATTTCTGCAGCTCTCCCAAAACAATCCAACGGCTAAAAGCCCCGTTTTTTACCCAACAGGGAGCCTTGAATTCTACTGTATCATTTAAAAAACACCTATCAATTTTAGCGACACAATGTCTTCTTTCATAGCTCCGTCAAATCGAACAAATTCAGTCGTTGCCTATATCGCCGCATACGCTAGCGTTAGCAAAACAATGCTAACTCAATTGTTGTCCAACGTGACCATTGCACAGCGACTCAACATGCCTCGGATAACAATAGAACTTACTCCCGAAAGAAGAAAGGTGAtccatgtgactttttttttttttagaattgtaCTTGATAAATCAGTAAACGAAACAAAAAGGGCTAACAAGGGACGTTACGGTGTGATCGCTCTTTCTGGACGCCCTCAGTCCAAACTAATCGAGCAAAGATCGGGAGAGTTGCGCAGGGGGGTGGGGTTGCGGTTCATTTTAGTTCGACTCCTAGATGGTAGTGATGTACGTCAGATCGGTATCTTTTTAGCGGGGCTGAGTAACACCAACTCAGTGGCCGaggggagagtgtccgccctgagattgggaggtcgtggtttcaaaccccggccgggtcaagcCTAAGACCTTAAAAATGGAACTCATTTCCTtctctgcttggcactcagtagaAGGGTTGGTATTGGGGGCTCAATACACTATATTAGGTttcgttttgtattttttttgacagcttaatcaggggagagcgcgaacgcagtcccccactaccagaaattatgcagtcgagattcccacatttggggaattcgcaggggtcagcacaaccggagtgcaatggctgagcctcaccctgggtgaaccaccttcttgatcatggtatCTCCCCTGCCAGGTAAGTATGAGTTGTACACGGTCGCCGGGCCGAAGTCTTTGCCACACACACCATCTTCAGTCACGGTCTTATTTGGTACAAACGTGTGAGCACATTCAGTGGATAAAATAGCATTTGTAGAAGTGTTTACATAGTACATTTAGTCATTACAGTAATCAAATTAAGTTTAAAAACAATAATCTGCAATAGTTCCCAGCATGCATTGCTTCTTTTCAATTtgctgctgccatctagtggtgcaaGGGCATTACTGTACGTGTTTTGATCATCCACCAGGATAGAAACGCTACATTTGGGAATCTACATTTGGAATAATTACTCATATAAACACCATGCATTGTAAATGTTAtacttaattattttcattcagatgtttttcaaatgagatttttttttctcaaagtatgATTTAGTATTCAATGAAAATCTCAGACTTTTCCACTGAAAATGTATACTTccacaaaaaatgtattttaaatattACATGGATATTTTCGATTTATCGTGTTTATATAAGGAAACCCTCAAAAATTATTTCCTTCTGAGATTAGGAGTAGTCTCGTCCAACCGAAGGAAGCCAACATAAGACAAATGCTGACACATCAAGAAACACTaaaaaagttttgattttacatTGAGAGGGGGGTGCACCGTTCCTGGAGGTACTGCAATACCAGGTCGATGCGTGGAGTGGACGGAGCAAGCCCCTATTCCATCTCCCTGTtccaaaaatcaatttaatatatggtccccggataggggacgtatcagatattaaactgataagaacagatactacacttgatcttagccaaaaggccgagaagcgataacCCCAGAGTGGCAGACGGGGACTACTTAAATCTCGGCACTACAATCTAAAGTGAGAGTGATAAATGTCACCAAGCAACGACAACAACACAAATTTACACGACAAGAAACAACAACATACAATGTAAGTGAAATGGATAGGTGTGCCGTTTTACAgcctataaaaacaaataaatacggAGTATTGATGGGTACTACAAGTCATGTGACCCATGATGGTCCAATGGAGAAGCAGCAGTAAACATTCCTTTTAATGGCATTATTGTGTTGTTCTTTGACAATCAACTAAGCCAATGACAAATGTTCAAGAATAGTGCAAACACATAATGGGTCCAAGCAGgacatttgtgttgtttttcgaAAGAATATTAGGAAATCGATCGCCTGTCACGTGATCCACGTCGAAGGAAAAGTAATTTTACTTTAACTTGATCTCGTTTAACCACGTGAAAATAGTCTTACATGAATCATTAACAGCAAATTACTTTCATTGCATGAGCAGATTGTTCGTGTAATACTGTGGTGAAAAGTAGTTTTGCTGCTTGACCGATATATGTGTAAATTGTATCAGGTAGCGTCACATCTATGCTCCGAGTCACCAAACTACTTCCTGTTTACGGTTTAACTGGCAGGTATTAAAACTAGAGCGACACCACAGCAGTGGAGGAGAACTACACATAAGTTCACATCAAACGAGATTAAAAACTTCAGTGAACGCACAATTAAATTATTTACTGTGTATTTGTTACAAAGTTTCACTTACTTGTGTGGAATTGTGTGCATGTTGAGGAAATTGAAGGTCATAAGAGTAGGCCTAAGATGTTAATTTGCTTACCTGTTCGGTAGAAGGAGACGTACAACAAATTTGACTTCAGTAAAAACCCCTTAAGAGTCACCTGAAAAGCATTTTGAATATTCACCAAAGCATTTTCGTCCGGAGTGATATTTTTTCGTCAGTATTCGGTGCCAAAAAAACAAGTTTTCCCCTCGAAGTCCCTTGTTACCTAATTGACTCAAACTAGAccgccagttttttttttttttttttcgaagcaaCGTTCAAGGTCATCTTGGACATTTCGATGTCATTACGCAATACGTACATCATTAATACATTTTTACTGTTTTCAATAATTTAAATCAAATTGACGTCAGAGATTGCTTCCACACATTGTATGCAATCATAagtgaaaatattttgtaattTCTGTCTCACACTTCATCAAATAACACTTAATCATGTGCACAAACTGATGAGCGACCGCTCCTGTGCAAGAACTTGAGAGTTATGCTAAATCTGGATTGACATTATATACTTACTGAACAATATATTCATAAATTTTGTTGTGATTGCTATTTCTCACTTAAACTGGGCAGAAAGGCCTTCAAATAAATACTCAAATGGCTTCCCACAGTCAAACAAACTTCCAAACATAGGCCAgttgcactctctctctctctctctctctctctctctctctctctctctctctctctctctctctttttatttttttgaagtgAGTGCTTCCTGTTTGGCACGTTCTACCAGGTGTCACACAATGCGAGGGGCCAGGGGCTTCCAACCTATCCTGATAGCTGGTGTGGCTCCAAAGTGCCTGTTTTACTTGTAACTCCCAAAAGCGGGAAGGCCCGACACCGTGTGGCCTTTCTTCACCTTGGTGTGTGAGTGCGGATACATGTTTACTCAATAATCTCCGGCTCAACCTGTCTGATCGGTGCGTGCCGGCTGCGCAGGTATGAACTCAGTAAACGCCTGAGAGGACGACGAGGCACGAGGAAGACTGTGAGAAAATGTCGGGATCACTATTTGTTAAGGACTGAAAAAGCCCAGCAAAAGGTCAAGTGAGTTGGGGGGAGATTCTTCTTGGTGCTCTTCAACCAACCGATGGCTCTGAGATGCTAATGTTGTACTACAGGCTCTGGGATGTACACGACGTTGCTGCGCTCTTTTGCTTTTTGTTGTACATGTGCCAACGAGGTAAGCACTATACTTATTCTCACGACGGGAACGTCTCAACTGGTTGAGGGCcacataagcaaaaaaaaataaaaaagggaaatagttccAGTTCAGCTTTTTGGTGACAGGACGACAGTAGCTACAGACTCTTAAcaatctaaataaataaatcaaatctgACAAATTATGCTCCTCAATAATGTGCGATGTCAAAGGTCTTGTGTTTAAATGTCATTTCGGTAAGATATATAATTTTCCTTTACTTCTGAATGTCATCTGTTTGTAAAtgcttttgtttctttgtttgtggGAATTTTGGAATTAGTACTTAATTACAGTCGTTGAATCAGACCATCTACCGTCACCAGTTTTACGTGTACTTCTACTTCGAGTGTGACAATATATGCATCCTGTTTATTATGATGATATTTATAGCTACGTCAACGCGGCTGTTTAATCGATGAGCAATGgcgctcctttttttcttctcagcgcCTTGGCATTCTTGAGTAGAATTCCTTCTCCATGCCTCATTGAGCAAACAGCAGAACCACAAGGTCCATTGAAACGTCTTTGGATAAATTTGATGAGGTTTTTGAGGCTGCCCAAACATACTTTATTAAAAGGAGTGACCCCCTTTTAGAAAGTTCTGCCAGGAACCTGTCATGTGAAATCTGAGTGCCAAGGAATTTTCTGGCTCAAAAAGtgcttgttaaaaaaataaatgtactttttttctccttccaaGCTGGAGCCATCTCCATCGAGTCCCCCGATCACAGCCTAACCCGGTCCGTGCAGGAGGACGTGTTCTTCTCCGTGGATGTGGCCTGCAATTGCACCCCCACCATCCAGTGGACCTTCATGTCGAGCTCGGTGAGCCGCGCCATCGGCATCTGGCGGCCGGGCGTCTTCACCAACGTCACCGCTGACTACAGCAGTCGCGTAGAAGCGCACGACAACGGCTCCATGGGATTGTCGGACCTCCGGTTGCAAGACACCGGGTACTACGTGCTGACGGTCACCGACGAGCTGGGCGGCAGTAGTAAAGATGTTGGATTTGTCCTCAAAGTCAATGGTGGGTGGAAAAAAGACAGGTGATGCATTTTTATACTTAAATAATAATCATGTTCTTCGCAGAGGTTCTGTATGAGGACCTGCAGTACCTGTCGGTGTCAGCcctggcgctggcctgcttggcGGGCCTTCTCATGCTGGCCATGTGGCTGTTGAACAAAGCCTACGGGAAGATTGTAGCGTGGCGACGCAGGAAGGAAATGCCAGGTAGGAGTTTCATTCATCTAATCTTCTGCTTCTaaccacagatttttttttttcttaatcttTTAGTAGTATAAAATGACTCATGTTGCATTGGGGCCAAAGGTTATATCCTGGTCGGTTATTGTGGCCTTTGCTGCTATAAATGGTAAACTCGGGATTGCAATTTTAAAAGTCTGATTATTGTGGAGTATTCGTGCCTCTAGTTTGTAAGCAGCATTCAAAAATTGGCCAGATGCCAACTCATATCAAGGCACCATTGTATAATACAGACTTGTTTGTACAGTACTTGGTTTATTCCTACTTCTGCCTTTCTAAAGTTTGCTCG harbors:
- the tada2a gene encoding transcriptional adapter 2-alpha isoform X1, whose amino-acid sequence is MDHLSSFGNDPLDKPPCRGCSSYLTEPYIKCAECGPSPFLLCLQCFTKGFEYKKHQSDHKYEIMTSDFPVLEPGWTAQEEMALLEAVMDCGFGNWQDVAYQMRSKSKEECESHYMKNFINNPLFSSTLLSLRKTKDARFADGAIPFKPTEEPPRPTFDSVLSRDMAGYMPARADFMEEFDNYAEWDLKDIDFVDDDSDVLRALKLAVVDIYHSRLKERQRRKKIIRDHGLINMRKFQMLEHCYPKEVQELYDIMRRFARITGPVEHDKFIESHALEFELRREIRRLQEYRKAGIKSFCSAKVYERVKRMREDERRKRTMLCDMLQYIQDGRACQQWLSKQAAIDAGITPAVTTITTSATGRRSAPPLNLTGLPGTEKLNEREKELCQVVRLVPGAYLEYKQALLNECRRQGGLRLAQARALIKIDVNKTRKIYDFLIKEGSITKA
- the tada2a gene encoding transcriptional adapter 2-alpha isoform X2 yields the protein MTSDFPVLEPGWTAQEEMALLEAVMDCGFGNWQDVAYQMRSKSKEECESHYMKNFINNPLFSSTLLSLRKTKDARFADGAIPFKPTEEPPRPTFDSVLSRDMAGYMPARADFMEEFDNYAEWDLKDIDFVDDDSDVLRALKLAVVDIYHSRLKERQRRKKIIRDHGLINMRKFQMLEHCYPKEVQELYDIMRRFARITGPVEHDKFIESHALEFELRREIRRLQEYRKAGIKSFCSAKVYERVKRMREDERRKRTMLCDMLQYIQDGRACQQWLSKQAAIDAGITPAVTTITTSATGRRSAPPLNLTGLPGTEKLNEREKELCQVVRLVPGAYLEYKQALLNECRRQGGLRLAQARALIKIDVNKTRKIYDFLIKEGSITKA
- the LOC125972074 gene encoding V-set and transmembrane domain-containing protein 5 codes for the protein MLMLYYRLWDVHDVAALFCFLLYMCQRAGAISIESPDHSLTRSVQEDVFFSVDVACNCTPTIQWTFMSSSVSRAIGIWRPGVFTNVTADYSSRVEAHDNGSMGLSDLRLQDTGYYVLTVTDELGGSSKDVGFVLKVNEVLYEDLQYLSVSALALACLAGLLMLAMWLLNKAYGKIVAWRRRKEMPENDTTELQRL